From a single bacterium genomic region:
- a CDS encoding MFS transporter has translation MGRSGRSVHYAWAIVVGGTLTTFAALGLGRFALGMLLPAMSADLGLGYARMGWVGTANFVGYLISVLASGVVAARIGPRRMVVAALAVAGLSLVALSRARSLEAVLVLYFLTGLGSGAANVPVMSLVAAWFGSRSRGRAAGFIVSGSGFAILLSGWLIPLLNRQHGAGGWRASWFALALIVLAVAVIDAIVLRDRPADKGLEPLGGPAAAFEPPAHHPHGIRGVLRRGALWYLGLLYFLFGFTYVIAATFMVTSLVRDRGFPESVAGTFWSAVGALSLLSGPIFGTLSDRIGRRGGLAIVFGLQALAYALFASGLPGWSLALAVGCYGVTVWSVPSIMTAVAADLAGPRNAAAAFGFITFIFGLGQMAGPVVAGVLAERSGHFASSFALSAALAALAAGLALLLRVGHRSGADRPGRD, from the coding sequence ATGGGCCGTTCTGGGCGGTCTGTGCACTACGCGTGGGCGATCGTTGTCGGCGGGACGCTGACGACCTTCGCCGCCCTCGGCCTCGGCCGTTTCGCGCTCGGGATGCTGCTGCCGGCGATGTCGGCCGACCTCGGCCTCGGCTACGCCCGCATGGGCTGGGTCGGCACCGCGAACTTCGTCGGGTACCTGATCTCGGTGCTCGCCAGCGGCGTCGTGGCGGCGCGCATCGGCCCGCGGCGCATGGTCGTCGCGGCGCTTGCCGTCGCCGGGCTTTCCCTTGTCGCCCTCAGCCGCGCACGCTCGCTCGAGGCGGTCCTCGTGCTCTACTTCCTCACGGGGCTCGGGAGCGGCGCGGCCAACGTCCCGGTGATGTCACTCGTCGCCGCCTGGTTCGGCAGCCGCTCGCGCGGGCGCGCCGCCGGCTTCATCGTCAGCGGCAGCGGCTTCGCGATCCTGCTCTCGGGGTGGCTGATCCCGCTGCTCAACCGGCAGCATGGCGCCGGCGGCTGGCGCGCGAGCTGGTTCGCGCTCGCGCTGATCGTGCTGGCCGTCGCCGTGATCGACGCGATCGTGCTGCGCGACCGCCCGGCGGACAAGGGGCTGGAGCCGCTCGGGGGCCCCGCGGCGGCGTTCGAGCCGCCAGCCCACCACCCGCACGGCATCCGCGGGGTGCTGCGGCGCGGCGCCCTCTGGTACCTCGGCCTGCTCTACTTCCTCTTCGGCTTCACCTACGTGATCGCCGCCACGTTCATGGTCACCTCGCTCGTGCGCGACCGCGGCTTCCCCGAGTCGGTCGCCGGCACCTTCTGGTCCGCGGTCGGCGCGCTGAGCCTGCTCTCGGGGCCGATATTCGGCACCCTCTCGGATCGCATCGGGCGCCGGGGCGGCCTGGCGATCGTCTTCGGCCTGCAGGCCCTCGCCTACGCGCTCTTCGCCTCCGGGCTGCCGGGGTGGTCGCTCGCCCTCGCCGTCGGCTGCTACGGCGTCACCGTCTGGAGCGTGCCCTCGATCATGACCGCCGTCGCCGCCGACCTGGCGGGCCCGCGCAACGCCGCCGCGGCCTTCGGCTTCATCACCTTCATCTTCGGCCTCGGCCAGATGGCGGGGCCGGTCGTCGCGGGGGTCCTCGCCGAGCGCTCCGGGCACTTCGCCTCGAGCTTCGCGCTCTCCGCGGCGCTGGCCGCGCTGGCGGCCGGGCTGGCGCTGCTGCTGCGCGTCGGGCACCGATCGGGAGCGGACCGGCCCGGAAGGGACTGA
- a CDS encoding sigma-70 family RNA polymerase sigma factor has translation MRTPAPLPSAEAREERKLVEGCRRGDFDCFERLVGRYEKKIYNLALRMLRDPDDAREVLQETFLKVYDNLEKFRGEAHLSTWIYRIAMNEALMRIRKNKHRPRPLEITDEDGESRQIDVEDWAPVPVERLLTKELGGELDRAIALLPEDYRGAFLLRDVEGLSNEEIAKAMKLSVPAVKSRIHRARVFLRNELAPYLIKKKRGN, from the coding sequence GTGCGGACCCCGGCGCCGCTGCCGTCCGCCGAAGCGCGCGAGGAGCGCAAGCTCGTCGAGGGCTGCCGCCGCGGCGACTTCGACTGCTTCGAGCGGCTCGTCGGCCGCTACGAGAAGAAGATCTACAACCTCGCGCTCCGGATGCTGCGCGACCCCGATGACGCGCGCGAGGTCCTCCAGGAGACGTTCCTCAAGGTCTACGACAACCTCGAGAAGTTCCGCGGCGAGGCGCACCTCTCGACCTGGATCTACCGCATCGCCATGAACGAGGCGCTGATGCGCATCCGCAAGAACAAGCACCGGCCGCGTCCGCTGGAGATCACCGACGAGGACGGCGAGAGCCGCCAGATCGACGTCGAGGACTGGGCGCCGGTGCCGGTCGAGCGGCTGCTGACCAAGGAGCTGGGCGGGGAGCTCGACCGCGCGATCGCGCTGCTGCCGGAGGACTACCGCGGGGCGTTCCTGCTGCGCGACGTCGAAGGGCTCTCGAACGAGGAGATCGCGAAGGCGATGAAGCTGTCGGTGCCCGCGGTCAAGTCGCGCATCCATCGCGCGCGGGTCTTCCTGCGCAACGAGCTGGCCCCCTATCTCATCAAAAAAAAACGTGGCAACTGA
- the larE gene encoding ATP-dependent sacrificial sulfur transferase LarE produces the protein MPDQAEGSKLARLEAALAATGGCLVAYSGGVDSTFLLAVARRALGDRVVAATVRTLVHAPGEAEEAHRRAQALGARHETIDLDLDAHREVLANPPDRCYLCKRLVFTALRRRADELGLPVLADATQADDLGERRPGLRALRELGVASPLAEVGLGKAEIRALSAQLGIEGADRPSAPCLATRVPFGEPITRERLARVAAAEHALAGLGFAALRVRDYGELARIEVRAADLERAAGPALRSRIVEALRAVGYRYVTLDLEGYRTGSMDNAGDAP, from the coding sequence ATGCCGGATCAGGCGGAAGGAAGCAAGCTCGCGCGGTTGGAGGCGGCGCTCGCGGCTACGGGCGGCTGCCTCGTCGCCTACTCGGGCGGCGTCGACAGCACCTTCCTGCTCGCGGTCGCGCGCCGCGCGCTCGGCGATCGCGTAGTCGCTGCGACGGTGCGCACGCTCGTTCACGCGCCCGGCGAGGCCGAGGAGGCGCACCGGCGGGCGCAGGCGCTTGGCGCGCGGCACGAGACCATCGACCTCGACCTGGATGCGCACCGCGAGGTGCTGGCCAATCCGCCGGACCGGTGCTACCTCTGCAAGCGCCTGGTCTTCACCGCCCTGCGCCGCCGCGCGGACGAGCTGGGACTGCCGGTCCTCGCCGACGCCACCCAGGCGGACGACCTGGGCGAGCGGCGTCCGGGGCTGCGCGCGCTGCGGGAGCTGGGCGTCGCCAGCCCGCTGGCTGAGGTCGGGCTTGGCAAGGCCGAGATCCGGGCCCTGTCGGCGCAGCTCGGCATCGAGGGCGCCGACCGGCCGTCCGCGCCCTGCCTGGCGACGCGGGTGCCGTTCGGCGAGCCGATCACGCGGGAGCGGCTCGCCCGCGTCGCGGCGGCGGAGCACGCGCTCGCGGGACTGGGGTTCGCGGCGCTGCGGGTGCGCGACTACGGCGAGCTGGCGCGGATCGAGGTGCGAGCCGCCGACCTGGAGCGGGCGGCCGGCCCGGCGCTGCGGTCGCGCATCGTGGAGGCGCTCCGGGCCGTCGGGTACCGCTACGTGACGCTGGACCTGGAAGGCTATCGCACGGGGAGCATGGACAATGCCGGAGACGCGCCATGA
- the ilvD gene encoding dihydroxy-acid dehydratase has protein sequence MRSDLMKKGVEKAPHRSLMKAVGLTDEEIARPLVGIANSWNEIVPGHTHLRDIVDAVKAGVRLAGGTPLEFGVIGVCDGLAMNHLGMKYSLASRELIADSVEVMVTGQPFDALVLVPNCDKIIPGMLMAALRLNIPAIVVSGGPMLAGRRGGKAVDLISVFEGVGAVKAKKMSAADLAELEDCACPTCGSCSGMFTANSMNCLTEAIGMGLPGNGTIPAVTAARRRLAKKAGMQVMELLRRDIRPRDIVTKKAMANAIAVDMALGASSNTVLHLPAIAKEAGFRLDLETFNKAARAVRRLCDISPAGPWHLEDVDAAGGIPAVMAELAKGGQINRSTMTVSGKRTGELLKAANLRDPEVIRPWDKPFAKEGGLAVLFGTLAPGGAVVKQSGVAPEMLRRTLTARVFDSEEAGSAAILGGKIRKGEVIVIRYEGPRGGPGMREMLAPTSAVVGMGLGLDVALVTDGRFSGGTRGAAIGHISPEAAEGGPIALVRDGDRIEIDIPARRLDLLVGDAELAKRRAAWKAPKPNVTTGYLARYARMVRSAGTGAVLED, from the coding sequence ATGCGCAGCGACCTGATGAAGAAGGGCGTCGAAAAGGCGCCGCACCGCTCCCTGATGAAGGCCGTCGGCCTCACGGACGAGGAAATTGCGCGGCCGCTCGTCGGCATCGCCAACTCCTGGAACGAGATCGTCCCCGGGCACACGCACCTGCGCGACATCGTCGACGCGGTCAAAGCCGGCGTGCGCCTCGCCGGCGGCACGCCGCTGGAGTTCGGCGTGATCGGCGTCTGCGACGGCCTGGCGATGAACCACCTCGGCATGAAGTACTCGCTCGCCAGCCGCGAGCTGATCGCCGACTCGGTCGAGGTCATGGTCACCGGCCAGCCCTTCGACGCGCTGGTGCTCGTCCCCAACTGCGACAAGATCATCCCCGGGATGCTCATGGCGGCGCTGCGGCTGAACATCCCGGCGATCGTCGTCTCCGGCGGGCCGATGCTCGCCGGCCGCCGCGGCGGCAAGGCGGTCGACCTGATCTCCGTCTTCGAGGGGGTCGGCGCGGTGAAAGCGAAGAAGATGAGCGCCGCGGACCTCGCCGAGCTGGAGGACTGCGCCTGTCCGACCTGCGGCTCCTGCTCGGGGATGTTCACCGCCAACTCGATGAACTGCCTCACCGAGGCGATCGGCATGGGCCTGCCCGGCAACGGCACGATCCCCGCGGTCACCGCGGCGCGCCGGCGTCTCGCCAAGAAGGCCGGCATGCAGGTCATGGAACTGCTGCGGCGTGACATCCGGCCGCGCGACATCGTGACGAAGAAGGCGATGGCCAACGCGATCGCGGTCGACATGGCGCTCGGCGCCTCCTCGAACACCGTGCTGCACCTGCCGGCGATCGCGAAGGAGGCCGGGTTCCGGCTCGACCTGGAGACGTTCAACAAGGCCGCCCGCGCGGTGCGGCGCCTCTGCGACATCTCGCCGGCCGGGCCCTGGCACCTCGAGGACGTGGACGCCGCCGGCGGCATCCCGGCGGTGATGGCCGAGCTGGCGAAGGGCGGGCAGATCAACCGCTCCACGATGACGGTGAGCGGCAAGCGCACCGGCGAGTTGCTCAAGGCCGCGAACCTGCGCGACCCGGAGGTCATCCGCCCCTGGGACAAGCCTTTCGCGAAGGAGGGTGGCCTTGCGGTGCTCTTCGGCACGCTGGCGCCCGGCGGCGCGGTGGTCAAGCAGTCGGGCGTGGCGCCGGAGATGCTCCGGCGCACGCTGACGGCGCGCGTCTTCGACAGCGAGGAGGCGGGCTCGGCGGCGATCCTCGGCGGGAAGATCCGCAAGGGCGAAGTCATCGTGATCCGCTACGAGGGCCCGCGCGGCGGCCCCGGCATGCGCGAGATGCTCGCGCCGACATCCGCCGTCGTCGGCATGGGCCTGGGCCTCGACGTGGCGCTCGTGACCGACGGCCGCTTCTCCGGCGGCACGCGCGGCGCGGCGATCGGCCACATCTCGCCCGAGGCGGCCGAGGGCGGCCCGATCGCGCTCGTGCGCGACGGCGACCGCATCGAGATCGACATCCCGGCCCGGCGCCTCGATCTGCTGGTCGGCGATGCCGAGCTGGCGAAGCGGCGCGCGGCCTGGAAGGCCCCGAAGCCGAACGTGACCACCGGCTATCTCGCCCGCTACGCGCGGATGGTGCGCTCGGCGGGGACGGGCGCGGTGCTGGAGGACTAG
- a CDS encoding anti-sigma factor, protein MRALLSDFLDHTLHWRAARALQAHLSACPPCARFVVSVEQTIVLYRERPVVDVPPAVRGHLRELLRERHAAAPKKSPSRCGLKSSPATPAKARQGRGKRPAKKPAGRS, encoded by the coding sequence ATGCGGGCGCTGCTCTCGGATTTCCTCGACCACACCCTGCACTGGCGCGCCGCGCGCGCCCTGCAGGCGCACCTGTCGGCCTGCCCGCCGTGCGCCCGGTTCGTGGTTTCCGTCGAACAGACGATCGTCCTCTACCGCGAGCGTCCCGTGGTCGACGTGCCCCCCGCGGTGCGCGGGCACCTGCGCGAGTTGCTGCGCGAGCGGCACGCGGCCGCGCCGAAGAAGAGCCCGAGCCGCTGCGGTCTGAAGTCGTCGCCGGCGACGCCCGCCAAGGCCCGGCAGGGCCGCGGAAAGCGTCCGGCGAAGAAACCCGCCGGAAGGTCCTGA
- the trxB gene encoding thioredoxin-disulfide reductase, which translates to MSTDYEIIIIGGGPAGLTAGIYAARARRKTVLLEKHGTGGQMALTWEVENYPGVEKINGYELGQRMEQQARSFGLEIRSADVTGIASAAGVHRVGTSEGELTCRALVLAAGARHNRLGVPGEAEFTGHGVSYCGTCDGAFYQGVPVAVVGGGDTALQEALFLTRFASRVFLVHRRNEFRAAKCLQERVAAEPKIEPVLESVVERIEGGAAVTGVALKNVRTGAASHLAAEGAFIFVGTTPNTEFLAGFVPLDAQGFIPTTPNLETPVPGVFAAGDCRVKALRQISTAVGDGALAATMADDYLSQ; encoded by the coding sequence ATGAGCACCGATTACGAGATCATCATCATCGGCGGCGGCCCCGCGGGGCTCACCGCGGGCATCTACGCCGCGCGGGCGCGCCGCAAGACGGTCCTCCTCGAGAAACACGGCACCGGCGGCCAGATGGCGCTGACCTGGGAGGTCGAGAACTACCCCGGCGTCGAGAAGATCAACGGCTACGAGCTCGGCCAGCGCATGGAGCAGCAGGCGCGGAGCTTCGGGCTGGAGATCCGCAGCGCCGACGTCACCGGCATCGCCTCCGCCGCCGGCGTCCATCGCGTCGGCACCAGCGAGGGGGAGCTGACCTGCCGCGCTCTCGTCCTGGCTGCCGGCGCCCGCCACAACCGGCTCGGCGTTCCCGGCGAGGCGGAGTTCACCGGGCACGGCGTGTCGTACTGCGGCACCTGCGACGGCGCCTTCTACCAGGGGGTGCCGGTGGCTGTGGTCGGCGGGGGCGACACGGCGCTCCAGGAGGCGCTCTTCCTGACGCGCTTCGCGAGCCGGGTCTTCCTCGTGCACCGCCGCAACGAGTTTCGCGCCGCGAAGTGCCTGCAGGAGCGCGTCGCCGCAGAGCCGAAGATCGAGCCGGTGCTCGAGTCAGTGGTGGAGCGGATCGAGGGCGGGGCTGCGGTGACCGGGGTCGCGTTGAAGAACGTGAGGACCGGCGCCGCGAGCCACCTCGCTGCGGAGGGGGCCTTCATCTTCGTCGGCACGACGCCGAACACGGAGTTCCTCGCCGGTTTCGTCCCGCTGGACGCGCAGGGCTTCATCCCGACGACGCCGAACCTCGAGACGCCCGTGCCGGGCGTGTTCGCCGCCGGGGACTGCCGCGTCAAGGCGCTGCGCCAGATCTCGACGGCGGTCGGCGACGGCGCCCTGGCCGCGACGATGGCGGACGACTACCTCTCGCAGTAG